A part of Paenibacillus sp. IHBB 10380 genomic DNA contains:
- a CDS encoding sporulation protein YpjB, whose amino-acid sequence MLCRRLTRPSLWVLVILLFSVILSPVSMYGEGKLDLDKNKGTSLPLQQAQTLNAATERLYRYVLEGNTEKALQEIKQIETVFESSSFQGLTKVEGVHVLAECIVEVKEATAQAQLHPEQWLNASAKLRLAVDSLSHPRQPLWLQYYKVVSEDLNAMQKTLVANNRQALKQAYDSLQGHYELIRPSVVIQREPYEVRTIDSWLSYAGGLSSSGTSETVDIRSMLEQGEELLNELFGKKKDESAFASLSEFNLPWRGTIFGGIFILVILIYVGYRKYRGEQDRIRKVPPRS is encoded by the coding sequence ATGTTATGTAGAAGGTTAACCCGTCCATCGTTATGGGTACTGGTAATCCTTTTATTCTCTGTTATTCTGAGTCCAGTGAGTATGTACGGAGAGGGAAAGTTAGATTTAGACAAGAATAAAGGTACATCGTTGCCTTTGCAGCAGGCGCAGACCTTAAATGCAGCTACAGAAAGATTGTATCGGTATGTGCTCGAAGGTAATACGGAAAAAGCGCTACAAGAAATTAAGCAGATTGAAACGGTATTCGAATCTTCATCTTTCCAAGGGTTAACGAAAGTTGAAGGCGTTCACGTACTAGCAGAATGTATTGTGGAAGTGAAAGAGGCTACAGCTCAAGCTCAACTTCATCCTGAGCAATGGCTGAATGCGTCAGCCAAGCTGCGCCTGGCTGTGGATAGTCTAAGTCATCCTCGTCAGCCACTTTGGTTGCAGTATTACAAAGTTGTAAGTGAAGATTTGAATGCGATGCAGAAGACTTTAGTTGCAAATAATCGGCAAGCTTTGAAACAAGCTTATGATAGTCTGCAAGGTCACTATGAGCTCATTCGACCTTCTGTAGTCATTCAACGTGAGCCTTACGAGGTTCGTACAATAGACTCTTGGTTATCATACGCTGGAGGCTTATCCTCCTCAGGCACGTCAGAGACGGTTGATATACGAAGCATGCTTGAACAGGGTGAGGAACTCTTGAATGAACTGTTTGGCAAGAAGAAGGATGAGTCTGCTTTTGCATCATTGAGTGAATTTAATCTTCCATGGAGAGGAACTATATTTGGCGGAATATTTATATTGGTCATCCTGATCTACGTCGGTTATCGGAAATATCGTGGGGAACAAGATAGAATCAGAAAGGTTCCGCCCAGATCATAA
- a CDS encoding YitT family protein, whose amino-acid sequence MNSSKLFTQLKTILPIILGTAIYAFGLLYFIIPNQLMEGGVTGITILLNYAYQIPPSLSTLILNVPLFIIGWRILGGKQMIYTGVGIGSLTFFLWLFEKMIQNGLISPFETQYDYILASLYAGVTLGAGLGIVFRFGGTTGGSDILARICNRKFGWRMGQVILVIDIIIIGLSLLYIPKEKILYTLVAVYITSKIIDFIQEGVYAAKAFTIVSDHAPEIADLINIEMDRGVTLIPAIGAYSKQAKHMAYCVVARQEIRRMSILIRSIDPRAFVIISDVHDVHGEGFREE is encoded by the coding sequence ATGAATTCATCCAAATTGTTTACTCAGCTCAAAACCATCCTACCCATTATTCTAGGGACAGCCATCTATGCATTCGGTCTGCTCTATTTCATTATCCCCAATCAGTTAATGGAAGGTGGAGTTACAGGCATCACCATCTTGCTTAATTATGCTTATCAAATTCCTCCATCACTATCTACGTTAATCCTTAACGTCCCCCTATTCATTATAGGATGGAGAATACTTGGCGGTAAACAGATGATCTATACGGGAGTTGGGATCGGTTCACTGACATTTTTCCTATGGCTATTCGAGAAAATGATTCAGAACGGACTCATCTCACCTTTTGAGACCCAATATGACTATATTCTTGCCTCTCTGTATGCAGGGGTAACACTAGGTGCTGGACTTGGAATTGTTTTCCGGTTTGGCGGCACGACAGGCGGATCTGATATTCTAGCTAGAATATGCAATCGTAAGTTCGGATGGCGAATGGGGCAAGTCATTCTAGTTATTGATATTATCATTATTGGTTTATCTCTATTGTACATACCGAAGGAAAAAATATTATACACATTAGTTGCAGTCTACATCACCTCCAAAATCATCGATTTCATTCAGGAAGGGGTATACGCGGCCAAAGCATTTACCATTGTCAGTGACCATGCTCCCGAAATAGCAGATTTAATCAACATTGAAATGGATCGAGGAGTTACATTAATTCCTGCAATTGGGGCTTATTCTAAACAAGCCAAACACATGGCCTATTGCGTAGTGGCAAGACAAGAAATTCGGCGAATGAGCATCCTGATAAGGTCGATTGATCCTCGTGCATTCGTAATCATCAGTGATGTGCATGATGTACATGGCGAAGGCTTTCGAGAAGAATAA
- a CDS encoding nucleotide pyrophosphohydrolase, with product MEKSLAEMQREVDRYISQFEEGYFSPLSMLARMSEEVGELAREVNHQFGEKPKKDSEDENSIELELGDILFITLCFANSLNIDLSAAHDSVMHKFNTRDASRWTKKNTDQV from the coding sequence GTGGAAAAATCTTTGGCAGAAATGCAACGAGAAGTTGATCGTTACATTTCACAATTTGAAGAAGGCTATTTCAGCCCTTTGTCCATGCTTGCAAGGATGTCAGAAGAAGTGGGTGAGTTAGCGCGTGAAGTAAATCATCAATTTGGTGAAAAGCCTAAAAAGGATAGTGAAGATGAGAACTCTATAGAGTTAGAGTTAGGTGATATTCTGTTTATTACTTTATGCTTCGCTAATTCATTGAATATTGATCTTAGTGCAGCCCATGATTCTGTTATGCATAAATTTAATACCCGGGATGCAAGCCGATGGACGAAAAAGAACACGGATCAGGTCTAA
- the dapB gene encoding 4-hydroxy-tetrahydrodipicolinate reductase, which translates to MSTPIKVAVIGAGGRMGKEVVKLVLEDQELELVAAVDRSAGEVDAGSLVGLPACGITVTSDMELAFVEGKPDVMVDFTTPQSAFINTELAIKHRVRPVIGTTGFTPEQIKELDKLCIEKGIGGLIAPNFSIGAILMMKFAAQASKYFPHLEIIEYHGDQKLDAPSGTAIKTAEMIVEGRKELRQGNPNEEEIIEGSRGGYYGGFRIHSVRLPGVFAQQEVIFGGFGQTLKIRHDSYERACYMPGVKLGIQKVMEYTGMIYGFDHFID; encoded by the coding sequence ATGTCAACTCCAATTAAGGTGGCCGTTATAGGCGCTGGAGGACGTATGGGTAAAGAAGTTGTCAAGTTGGTGTTGGAAGATCAAGAGCTAGAATTAGTTGCTGCGGTTGATCGCTCAGCTGGTGAAGTGGATGCTGGGAGTTTAGTTGGATTACCTGCATGTGGTATTACCGTAACTTCAGATATGGAGCTTGCATTCGTAGAAGGGAAACCAGACGTGATGGTGGACTTTACAACACCGCAATCGGCATTTATTAATACCGAATTAGCTATTAAGCACCGTGTGCGTCCAGTAATAGGTACGACAGGGTTCACACCTGAACAGATCAAGGAATTGGACAAGCTGTGTATAGAAAAAGGAATTGGCGGTCTAATTGCTCCAAACTTCTCGATCGGAGCTATACTCATGATGAAATTTGCTGCACAAGCAAGTAAATACTTCCCTCATTTAGAGATCATTGAGTATCATGGAGATCAAAAACTTGATGCGCCATCGGGTACGGCAATTAAAACGGCTGAAATGATCGTTGAGGGCCGGAAAGAACTACGTCAAGGAAATCCAAATGAAGAAGAGATCATTGAAGGATCACGTGGTGGATATTATGGTGGATTCCGAATTCATAGTGTGCGTCTACCGGGTGTGTTTGCCCAACAGGAAGTTATTTTTGGAGGATTTGGTCAGACGCTAAAGATACGTCATGATTCATACGAACGTGCCTGTTACATGCCAGGTGTGAAGCTTGGAATACAGAAGGTAATGGAATATACGGGTATGATATACGGATTTGACCACTTCATTGATTAA
- the mgsA gene encoding methylglyoxal synthase, translating into MMKIAFIAHDRKKDEMVNFVIAYESVFEGMKLYSTGTTGLRIMEHTKLDIHRFMSGPLGGDQQIGALVAQNEMDLIIFLRDPLMAQPHEPDINALLRLCDVQGIPLATNIATAEILVKALDRGDFAWRELVHKYKPTSDDL; encoded by the coding sequence ATGATGAAAATAGCATTTATTGCCCACGATAGAAAGAAAGACGAAATGGTTAATTTTGTTATTGCATACGAAAGTGTTTTTGAAGGAATGAAACTATATTCAACGGGTACGACCGGACTACGTATTATGGAACATACGAAATTGGACATTCATCGCTTTATGTCTGGTCCTCTCGGTGGGGATCAACAGATCGGAGCCTTAGTTGCTCAGAATGAAATGGACTTAATTATTTTCTTGCGCGATCCATTAATGGCTCAACCTCATGAACCAGATATTAATGCGCTTCTGAGACTATGTGACGTACAAGGAATTCCACTTGCAACGAATATTGCTACAGCTGAAATTCTAGTGAAAGCTCTAGATCGAGGAGACTTCGCATGGCGGGAGCTTGTGCATAAATATAAACCAACTAGTGATGACCTATGA
- the bshB1 gene encoding bacillithiol biosynthesis deacetylase BshB1: MSEKLDILIFGAHADDAEIGMGGTICKHVEAGLRVGICDLTAAEMSSNGTVERRKQEADEAGKVLGLTSRTNLGLPDRGLLINQHNIDCITAEIRRHAPSIIFAPYWEDRHPDHVACSKLVEEAVFNAKLRRYMPDKPAVTVEQLYFYFINDWVKADLIVDVSEQYAKKEQSLLCYRSQFEIEDEDHVFTPLNQGYIERVNYRDRLVGQRKLVSYAEGFAVKSPYLLDHFNI; the protein is encoded by the coding sequence ATGAGTGAGAAATTAGATATCCTTATATTTGGTGCACATGCTGATGATGCAGAGATTGGTATGGGTGGGACCATTTGTAAGCATGTTGAAGCTGGGTTGCGTGTAGGAATTTGTGATTTAACGGCTGCAGAGATGTCATCCAATGGAACGGTGGAACGCCGTAAGCAAGAAGCGGATGAAGCAGGTAAAGTATTAGGTTTAACCTCACGTACGAATCTAGGCCTTCCAGATCGTGGCCTTTTGATTAACCAGCATAATATTGATTGCATAACGGCAGAAATTCGTCGACATGCACCCTCAATTATATTTGCTCCTTACTGGGAAGATCGACATCCAGATCATGTAGCCTGTAGTAAGCTCGTGGAGGAAGCGGTATTTAACGCTAAATTGCGTCGGTATATGCCGGACAAGCCTGCGGTAACAGTGGAGCAGTTATATTTTTATTTCATTAATGATTGGGTAAAGGCAGATCTGATTGTAGATGTCTCTGAACAGTATGCCAAAAAGGAACAATCGTTGCTATGCTATCGTTCACAATTTGAGATAGAAGACGAAGATCATGTGTTTACACCACTCAATCAAGGATATATTGAGCGTGTTAATTACCGTGATCGATTGGTTGGACAACGCAAATTGGTATCTTACGCGGAAGGCTTTGCGGTTAAATCGCCGTATTTGCTTGATCACTTTAACATATAG
- the bshA gene encoding N-acetyl-alpha-D-glucosaminyl L-malate synthase BshA, with protein sequence MSQSLKIGITCYPSLGGSGVVATELGKLLAEKGHQVHFIAHSIPFRLGTTFQKNIFYHEVEVSDYYVFRYPPYDLSLATKMAQVAKMQQLDILHVHYAVPHAVCAFLAKQMVGSQLKVVTTLHGTDITVLAQDESLKDLIRLAINESDGVTAVSNDLIRETREVLDISRDIDLTYNFVDKRVYYPRDTSALRGDFAKPEEKILMHISNFRPVKRVSDVVDIFAKVNEKVPSKLLFVGEGPELPKIQCKINELGLQDKVHFLGKQDEIAQVISLADVLLLPSAKESFGLVALEAMACGVPTVGSQAGGIPELVIHGETGFLAPIGDVDQMAKYAIRLLSDEDLARRVSEACLNRACVDFCDKLITKQYEEIYYRVLGREVPKLDPVWR encoded by the coding sequence TTGAGTCAATCATTAAAAATTGGAATTACATGTTATCCTTCACTCGGTGGGTCTGGTGTTGTTGCAACTGAATTAGGTAAATTGTTGGCTGAAAAGGGTCATCAAGTTCATTTTATTGCGCACAGTATACCTTTTCGATTGGGGACCACATTTCAAAAAAATATATTCTATCATGAAGTGGAAGTTAGCGATTATTATGTGTTTCGTTATCCTCCCTATGATTTATCTCTAGCTACCAAAATGGCACAAGTAGCCAAAATGCAGCAACTAGACATATTACATGTTCATTATGCAGTACCGCATGCCGTATGTGCTTTTCTAGCCAAGCAAATGGTAGGTAGCCAGCTGAAGGTGGTCACCACACTTCATGGAACGGATATTACGGTATTAGCGCAAGATGAATCATTGAAAGATCTTATTCGTCTAGCGATAAATGAAAGTGACGGAGTAACGGCGGTATCTAATGACCTCATCCGAGAAACAAGGGAAGTTCTAGATATTAGTCGAGATATCGATTTAACATACAATTTTGTTGATAAAAGAGTATACTATCCGCGCGATACATCAGCATTACGTGGCGATTTCGCTAAACCGGAAGAAAAAATATTAATGCATATTTCTAATTTTCGTCCTGTTAAGAGAGTATCTGATGTGGTAGATATTTTTGCTAAAGTGAATGAAAAGGTTCCCTCGAAATTACTGTTTGTAGGTGAAGGGCCAGAGCTTCCTAAAATTCAATGTAAAATTAATGAATTAGGGCTTCAGGATAAAGTTCATTTTCTTGGTAAACAAGATGAGATTGCACAAGTGATTTCACTCGCAGACGTTCTCCTTCTTCCATCTGCCAAAGAAAGCTTCGGACTTGTTGCGTTAGAAGCTATGGCCTGTGGAGTACCTACAGTAGGTTCTCAAGCAGGGGGGATTCCTGAGCTTGTCATCCATGGAGAGACGGGCTTTCTGGCCCCAATCGGAGATGTGGATCAGATGGCCAAATATGCCATTCGATTATTGTCTGATGAAGATCTAGCTCGTAGAGTTAGTGAAGCTTGTCTTAATCGTGCATGTGTAGATTTTTGCGACAAGTTGATTACGAAACAATATGAAGAAATCTACTATCGTGTATTGGGGCGTGAAGTTCCGAAGCTTGATCCGGTATGGAGGTAG
- a CDS encoding CCA tRNA nucleotidyltransferase — protein sequence MVKWNYADPAMAEQSERVLQTLLHHGYEAYWVGGCVRDELIGRPVHDMDMTTSALPDKMIELFDHTVPTGISHGTITVLLHGHAFEVTTFRVDGTYENHRRPEEVTFVQEVVEDLRRRDFTMNAIARDVKGHYIDPFAGQQDVERGIIRCVGDPEERFEEDALRMVRCVRFASVFDYRITHNTWKGLWKKRDKLTFIAMERIRVELEKVIAGSYPLKGLELLGRSSLLSFAKVAVDCNRFDRMLVRLMDSIPSDQVNLRWTLLLYSGRFTVHEAEQLLRNWTFTKQDKEHICDILKMDEEVKVLFNISEAIQWPSSMKEQRLQWMSLVLKFGLLTVKRWLELRTIMANDLDHEVKEWLGLFSQWNSEMKAFHLKELDITGREIMMLSHRSAGPWLGQVLNHLLLQVAVGVISNHKESLIREVERVDNNHG from the coding sequence TTGGTTAAATGGAATTATGCGGACCCAGCAATGGCCGAGCAGAGTGAGCGTGTTCTTCAAACGCTACTACATCATGGGTATGAAGCTTATTGGGTTGGTGGATGCGTGAGAGATGAACTGATAGGACGTCCAGTTCATGATATGGATATGACGACATCGGCTCTACCTGATAAGATGATTGAATTGTTTGATCATACGGTGCCTACTGGAATCAGTCATGGTACGATTACAGTTCTATTACATGGACATGCTTTTGAGGTGACCACTTTTCGTGTAGATGGGACATATGAGAATCATCGACGGCCTGAAGAGGTTACTTTTGTTCAGGAAGTTGTGGAAGATCTAAGACGTCGTGATTTCACAATGAATGCTATTGCTCGGGATGTTAAGGGACATTATATTGACCCCTTTGCAGGACAGCAGGATGTTGAGCGAGGGATCATTCGCTGTGTTGGAGATCCAGAAGAACGCTTCGAGGAAGATGCCTTGAGGATGGTAAGATGTGTTCGCTTCGCATCTGTCTTTGATTATAGGATAACGCACAATACGTGGAAGGGCTTGTGGAAGAAAAGGGATAAGCTGACATTTATAGCGATGGAACGTATTCGTGTGGAGCTAGAGAAGGTGATCGCAGGAAGTTATCCCCTTAAGGGATTAGAATTGCTAGGACGTAGTTCACTGCTATCATTTGCTAAAGTTGCTGTGGATTGTAACCGATTTGATCGGATGCTTGTTCGTCTCATGGACAGTATTCCCAGTGATCAGGTAAATCTGAGATGGACACTTCTTCTTTACTCGGGTCGCTTCACAGTTCATGAAGCAGAGCAGTTACTAAGAAATTGGACATTTACGAAACAAGATAAAGAGCATATTTGTGACATTCTGAAGATGGATGAAGAGGTCAAAGTGCTTTTTAATATAAGTGAAGCTATCCAATGGCCGAGTTCCATGAAGGAACAACGATTGCAATGGATGTCATTAGTTCTGAAATTCGGATTGTTAACGGTGAAGCGATGGCTAGAGCTTCGTACCATCATGGCGAATGATCTAGATCATGAAGTTAAGGAATGGTTAGGTTTATTCTCGCAGTGGAATTCGGAGATGAAGGCTTTTCATCTGAAGGAACTGGATATAACAGGTCGTGAAATCATGATGCTAAGTCATCGATCAGCGGGTCCTTGGCTCGGTCAAGTTCTTAATCATCTTTTGCTTCAGGTAGCCGTGGGCGTTATTAGTAATCATAAAGAATCGTTGATTCGAGAAGTAGAGAGGGTGGATAACAATCATGGCTAA
- a CDS encoding biotin--[acetyl-CoA-carboxylase] ligase: MANDSLLDILLQRPDEFISGEEISRRLEISRTAVWKQVNKLRNAGYEFEAVPHKGYRMIKKPDLLDTVTLMNNLNTSIMGSRIKVMKSTTSTQDQARKMAEDGAAEGTLVIAEEQTGGKGRIGRKWFSPYGKGIWMSLILRPQQPLQFTPQLTLLTGVAVCRAIRKITHLDVGIKWPNDLLLNDRKVCGILLESAAEDEIVRYCIAGIGISANLDREDFPEDLQNIATSLKVQSGVAVDRTVLIASIMEELESLYELYRLKGFQPIASLWEASSVTLHHQVVVNTLQGRLEGIARGLDPSGALLVETSSGEIVPVISGDVNRINL; this comes from the coding sequence ATGGCTAATGACTCATTATTGGACATCCTACTTCAGAGACCTGATGAATTTATCTCAGGTGAAGAAATCAGCAGGAGATTAGAGATTAGTCGCACAGCTGTGTGGAAACAAGTGAACAAGTTACGAAATGCGGGATACGAATTTGAGGCTGTTCCTCATAAAGGCTATCGTATGATCAAGAAACCGGATCTCTTGGACACGGTTACTCTGATGAATAATCTGAATACATCAATAATGGGAAGTCGGATTAAGGTGATGAAGAGCACAACCTCTACCCAAGATCAGGCTCGCAAGATGGCAGAAGACGGTGCAGCTGAAGGAACGCTAGTCATTGCAGAAGAACAGACAGGCGGTAAGGGGAGAATTGGTCGTAAGTGGTTCTCTCCATATGGTAAAGGCATATGGATGAGCCTAATCTTAAGGCCACAGCAGCCACTTCAATTTACGCCTCAGCTCACATTGTTGACCGGTGTAGCAGTATGTCGAGCCATTCGAAAAATAACTCACCTTGATGTAGGTATCAAGTGGCCTAATGATCTTTTGCTGAATGACCGAAAGGTCTGTGGTATTCTACTCGAATCTGCTGCAGAAGATGAGATTGTGCGCTATTGTATTGCTGGAATCGGCATTAGTGCAAATTTAGATCGAGAAGATTTCCCGGAGGATTTGCAGAACATTGCTACGTCCTTAAAGGTACAAAGTGGTGTTGCTGTGGATAGGACAGTTCTTATCGCTTCAATTATGGAAGAACTGGAATCGTTGTATGAATTGTACCGTCTGAAAGGCTTTCAGCCTATTGCATCCTTATGGGAAGCGTCATCGGTTACACTTCATCATCAAGTGGTTGTAAATACCCTTCAAGGTCGTCTGGAAGGGATAGCTAGAGGTCTGGATCCAAGTGGAGCATTACTTGTAGAGACAAGCAGCGGAGAAATTGTACCTGTCATTTCGGGAGATGTGAATCGGATAAATTTATAG
- the panB gene encoding 3-methyl-2-oxobutanoate hydroxymethyltransferase, translated as MATKQALNIVKMKKMKEEAVPLTMITAYDYPTAMLADEAGVDMILVGDSLGNVVLGYNSTIPVTIDDMVYHTRATARGASNTFIVADMPFMTYHGSVDETLRNVRRLMQEGHAHAVKMEGGLEICSTVETIVKAGVPVLGHIGLTPQSVNQIGGYRIQGKDAADAQRLMDEAKALEAAGAFGIVLELVTEQVAEAISKALSIPTIGIGAGRYCDGQVLVFHDVFQFASPYRSKRFVKTYGDVGTMIREGIGSYIKDVKERAFPAENHVFLADDDVLDNLYGDTKAEKVVRS; from the coding sequence ATGGCAACGAAACAAGCGTTAAATATCGTGAAGATGAAAAAAATGAAAGAGGAAGCTGTTCCTCTTACGATGATTACGGCCTATGATTATCCTACAGCAATGTTAGCTGATGAGGCTGGAGTAGATATGATTCTGGTTGGAGATTCACTTGGAAATGTTGTGCTTGGTTATAATTCTACAATACCCGTCACGATAGACGACATGGTATATCACACAAGAGCTACTGCAAGGGGAGCAAGTAACACCTTTATCGTAGCAGATATGCCGTTTATGACCTATCACGGAAGTGTAGATGAAACTCTTCGTAACGTGAGAAGACTCATGCAAGAAGGTCATGCCCATGCGGTAAAAATGGAAGGTGGCCTTGAAATATGCTCGACTGTTGAGACCATCGTCAAAGCTGGCGTTCCTGTGCTGGGTCATATTGGACTCACACCTCAATCTGTCAATCAGATAGGGGGTTATCGAATTCAAGGTAAAGATGCCGCAGATGCTCAGCGCCTTATGGATGAGGCTAAAGCACTTGAAGCAGCAGGCGCCTTCGGTATTGTATTGGAATTAGTAACGGAGCAGGTGGCCGAAGCGATCTCCAAAGCATTATCGATTCCTACGATTGGTATCGGTGCTGGGCGATATTGTGATGGACAAGTGTTAGTGTTCCATGATGTCTTTCAGTTTGCTTCACCTTATCGGTCTAAGCGTTTCGTCAAAACTTATGGAGATGTGGGTACGATGATCCGTGAAGGTATTGGAAGTTACATTAAAGATGTGAAAGAACGTGCGTTTCCAGCTGAAAATCACGTTTTTTTAGCCGATGATGACGTTCTAGACAACCTATATGGGGACACTAAAGCAGAAAAGGTGGTGAGATCATGA
- the panC gene encoding pantoate--beta-alanine ligase, protein MKVFRTIRELREELNSCKQSQSNVSVGLVPTMGYLHDGHASLMTRARGMSDIVVLSIFVNPIQFGPGEDFETYPRDEERDLALAKSHGVDIVFIPTVQEMYPKQVKTKVVVSELTSQLCGASRPGHFDGVTTVVSKLFNIVKPNRAFFGLKDAQQVAVLQQMVTDLNMDVELITCPIIREADGLALSSRNVYLSQEDRTQALVLSRSLNEVREAIDCGRAATAAEARLMLNEIIRSAPLAVIDYAEVLSFPELSRVEDETVLVDMQGEVIMALAVKFGGTRLIDNMLFKPKEALLLV, encoded by the coding sequence ATGAAAGTATTCAGAACGATAAGAGAACTTCGTGAAGAGCTGAACTCCTGTAAACAAAGCCAAAGTAATGTTTCGGTTGGGTTAGTTCCTACAATGGGATACTTACATGATGGTCATGCCAGCTTAATGACACGTGCTCGTGGGATGAGTGACATCGTCGTTCTAAGCATTTTTGTGAATCCGATCCAATTCGGACCAGGTGAAGATTTCGAAACGTACCCTCGTGATGAAGAGCGAGATTTGGCATTAGCCAAGAGTCATGGGGTTGATATTGTATTTATTCCCACTGTTCAGGAAATGTATCCAAAGCAGGTTAAGACTAAAGTTGTTGTCTCCGAATTGACAAGCCAACTCTGTGGAGCATCTCGTCCAGGTCATTTTGACGGCGTGACTACAGTGGTGAGTAAGCTGTTCAATATTGTTAAACCGAATAGAGCATTCTTTGGTTTAAAAGATGCTCAACAGGTGGCGGTATTACAGCAGATGGTTACGGATTTAAATATGGATGTTGAGCTTATTACTTGTCCTATTATTCGCGAAGCGGATGGGCTTGCTCTAAGCTCACGCAATGTGTACCTTAGTCAGGAGGATCGCACGCAGGCTCTAGTCCTTTCACGCTCACTGAATGAGGTTAGGGAGGCTATTGACTGCGGAAGGGCAGCAACGGCTGCTGAAGCTCGTCTCATGCTAAATGAAATCATTCGAAGCGCTCCTCTAGCCGTAATTGACTATGCAGAAGTGTTATCTTTCCCAGAATTATCACGTGTAGAGGATGAAACTGTGCTCGTAGATATGCAAGGTGAAGTGATCATGGCATTAGCTGTTAAATTTGGAGGGACTCGGCTGATTGATAATATGTTATTTAAGCCAAAGGAGGCACTTTTACTTGTTTAG
- the panD gene encoding aspartate 1-decarboxylase, with the protein MFRHMMKSKIHRATVTEANLNYVGSITIDENLMEDADLLENEKVQIVNNNNGARLETYVIPGPRGSGVICLNGAAARLVQPGDTVIIISYAVMSQEELVTHKPTVVFVDEHNRSVQKMDKEVHATIL; encoded by the coding sequence TTGTTTAGACACATGATGAAATCCAAGATTCACCGTGCAACCGTTACGGAAGCAAATTTAAACTATGTTGGTAGCATTACTATTGATGAGAATTTAATGGAAGATGCTGATTTATTGGAGAACGAAAAAGTTCAGATCGTGAATAATAACAACGGTGCTAGGCTTGAGACATACGTCATCCCAGGTCCCCGTGGTAGTGGTGTTATTTGTTTGAATGGAGCAGCGGCGCGTTTAGTTCAGCCTGGAGACACGGTCATTATTATTTCATATGCTGTCATGTCACAAGAAGAGCTGGTAACGCACAAACCGACAGTTGTGTTTGTAGATGAGCATAATCGGTCTGTACAGAAGATGGACAAAGAAGTTCACGCAACCATTTTATAA
- a CDS encoding tetratricopeptide repeat protein, with protein MFQHVFAEMNDMLEEIVKHYPTAQDSHKQLLLHKWNMLKSMSDGIMEEWLSFEEKMSSFREHTLLPPVFSLGEAPEMGMESFVRGQGYFKLLMYRQSIQQFSNIVYDYPDSLIARMYLAMAHLHLEETTEAMMHLQWILPLAEHKRLKAMIFNALGCIHVKLSDLGKAQEYFTIALQNDPTLPEPLVNLQVCQDNRGQLQYGNQLITLM; from the coding sequence ATGTTTCAACATGTATTCGCGGAAATGAACGACATGTTAGAGGAAATTGTCAAGCATTACCCTACTGCGCAGGATTCGCATAAGCAGTTATTGCTTCATAAGTGGAATATGCTCAAGTCCATGAGCGATGGCATTATGGAAGAATGGCTTTCTTTTGAAGAAAAGATGAGCAGCTTCCGAGAACATACCCTGTTACCTCCTGTTTTCTCTCTGGGTGAGGCCCCTGAAATGGGGATGGAGTCATTCGTCCGTGGTCAAGGATACTTCAAACTGCTCATGTATCGGCAGTCAATTCAGCAATTTTCTAACATTGTTTATGATTATCCGGATAGTCTTATTGCGCGTATGTACCTTGCAATGGCGCACCTCCATCTGGAGGAGACCACGGAGGCCATGATGCATTTGCAGTGGATTCTGCCTTTAGCGGAGCATAAGAGATTGAAAGCCATGATCTTCAATGCATTAGGGTGTATTCATGTCAAATTATCAGATTTAGGAAAAGCACAGGAGTATTTCACGATCGCATTGCAAAACGACCCAACGTTGCCAGAGCCTCTCGTTAATTTACAGGTCTGTCAAGATAATCGTGGTCAACTACAGTATGGCAATCAATTGATTACATTGATGTGA